TTTGGTCAtatgatattttacaaataccctgtttttattttcgtataacttctaacgtgacTTAATCACCTTATGTAATACTTTGTATTACTTTTGATTAATATACTTGTGCAAAATAATTGTAGtgaatacatacatactttaAAAAGCTTATTACTCTTTGAAGTGTTACACGTAGGAATGATATTGATAATTGTACTCTAAAAGCAAATTGGTATTGCAAAATATTAAGAAAGTTTTCATTTCATACTGATAAATACTCTTAACAAAGCATTAGATAAAACTAATTGTGACTCAGCTTAGCAGCAATGATTGCGCCTTGCGGTTACTTCTTTCGAAGAACCAAATAAAAACCAGGTGGCAGcaccgatatatatatatatatatacacgcatgcatacacatgtatacatataatatcaatacgaaatatatatatgtgaaatattatcttgaaatatatttatcatacaAATTTTAGAGTCCATATAAACACATTTCactacaattttaattacattataatacgtgaaaattcattaagaattacgaagataaatttaaaattatttctacaaTGTAGAAAATGTATTGAtctattttataaagaaattattattgtcTTATTTTACTAATATAACAGTTATAATTCTAAAGCAATAATGTAGAATTCggataaatttcttttagaGATTATATTTAAACATGGGCGCATGCGCGATTAACAATTTTAAGCTCGCGCAATAGTAAGAGTAGTACTTCCGGTATCCGGCAAACGCCCCAGTATATGTAGTTAGTTATGTTGTCAGATTGAATTCTTGCCACTTGTGTATCGTGTTTGTTGTGTTGTTATTAAGTCGATTGTCATAAAGTGACAGTGTATATATCGCTGACTTTCATTGAGGGTTCATACTGGTAAGcgaattgttattaatttatcaatacTGTTTAATGCATCTCACTGCCGCTAGACTCATATTAGCTTTGCTGAAAACATTTTACTATTTACGAGGTTCCGCAGTTTACAATATCTGTACTTTAATgtaattcatatataaatatatacatatatgtgtactCGAAAAGTGCAATATATCGTATGTGTAAGTTGAACAATTATAATTGTTTTTTCGATAAAAGATACGAAATTGTATTTGGTTTGGTTATGAACATGGTTATACTTGTATGTATCTCCTGCTGTGTTTCGACTGTGAGTCATACTACGCTGCACCTGACACTTGACACCTGGTAACGTATTTTAATCCTGTACAATGTTGAAGAGGTATCTAAATCTCattaaataacatattttaattaCTATGTTTCATATTTGCTGTAAAAATTGagatttgtaatttaaaaaatacaaataacatttttaatgaaGGTATTTAAAATTTGATGCCTATATaaggatatatttatttaacgtatgaagttattcAATTTAATGTTAGATAgaagtatttaaatttatataaagatatGTTTTTGATTACTTCTATTTAAAGGTACTGCTTTGGGATATAATAATCTTATTAAATCTTGGTAATGATTAACAAAACATTCATTACCAAGATTTTGTATTATTAGGTTGGTTACATGATACGGTCCTGTGATTCTGACGCGAGATTAAAATTCCATCGTGAAAGCTGACGAAGTGAGTCCGTTATCATTATTCATCACTTACACGTCGAACGCATTAGTTTTTGTAttctatttatcattattttgcttatcattatattttttaacagtcATTTGCGTGATTAGTGAAAAACGTTATTTCGAAATGTCAGAACTTAGTAAAACGATAGAAGATAATTCCCGAATGGTACCAGGTGCTTATAAAAAGGTTTTAAATATGTGGAAAAATCGTgagtataaattaaaattcttttattctctGATGCAATATGAAAAATGATATGTACTCTATTACTGTTTATAATACTCAATGTTTGATTCATGAAAGTTTAACAAATTATCaaaaaatcaatatattatattaactaattataattttgtagttttttaatgaataaattatatgtgAATGCAAAAGATGGTTATGAAgctattattacaattataataaatattatattttggaaattttatgtTGAGTATGTATTCAATTCTTATAAAATAATGGTCAacattttattacttatttttatgttgatcattatataacattacataaaTACGTGGTAATTTTTTGCTGTAATTCATAATAATGGAATTTATATTAAGCATTAATCGTATGGAACATAATTTAAAACATTGTAATATTTCAGTTTTAGATAAAATTTATCATTATCAGTGTAAGCTATTTGTAATAAAGCAAAGTctgataaagaataaaatacgtTCATAGGTGTACCGAAAATGTGAGTTAAATGCGAATGTGAGTCATTATGAATTATTTGATCTTCATTCCGATCTGTCTGTGAGAAACGTTCTACGAGTTAAATTTTTTCTGTACAAGGCATGTGTGctttaatatattcttatatcAGTAGTAATTTTATACTAAACCAGATcttatgattttatttattgaCTAACATCCTGTTAGTAGTTACATTCATGTATCCGACTGAATTAGTAATCCGTTGGACTTCTAGTTGCCGCGAAGAACAGTTACGGGTTAAAGTTTGACGGTCCTGTTAGAAACGAAGTTAGATTTCGAAAGTCCTGCGCTGCACGTGGCTCTTTACCTAAAGAACCTGCAACAATTTCGGGTCTTGACCACCCTGCGGCAGCACCGCAGAGTGCCGGTCGAAACCTAAAGCAGTAGAGCATTGCGCCGGCTGCTTCTAAAGTAGACTGTTTTAGAGGGTAGACACTCCACCCTTACAAATCTCGTGAATTCattcaatattttcattcgcAATGTGCAATCTAACTCGAGTTCAGCTTTTTATCAAGTGTCAATAACACTGCAATATCTGGAAGTGATTTGATATCaatcgttattttttaaatatttgggtGGTGTTCCAAGAGCTAAACAAATTTTTTGCCAaactatatattatagtattaagTCGACTGGTTAAAAAGGATATACAATTGAAACGAGCGTTGCAAACATTTCTTAGTGAGGATGGAACATTAATCTCGTCTCGTGcacaatattaatttactttctTAATTACATTCTGTACGGTTGAGTTTTTAAACGTGATTCGTTACAGataaatgtatgtaaattttCTCCGTCGACCGAACGTTTGTCCATCCGCGATtctattcgttatattattcacATGCATTGAAATTGAAAAGCATGCGCTTGTGATATTCTATATACGTGTACGTTTATCCTTTGACTGCTACTTATCAGATTAGCTTCtggttcattttctttcataagATTATGAAAAAGACGAATGCGGGTCACGTTTGGAAGGATGTACGGTTACTGCCAGATAGAATGCCTGTTCTTTCTCTAACGCGAAACTTATTTTCTTCGTACATCTTGTAATCTGAAACCATTCTAAAACAGAATTTAGCGTttcgaaatatcaaaaaatttgATGATCGTCTTTTTACTTACTTGCATTAGATGGGCATACAACGTCCATTTCTATATCTGTTACACTGATCTCGAAAACGTAAACTTGGGCGTTGTTGGAATCGATCATCGCGCCATCAAGGGAAATTCGCGGGGAAAATACACGTCTATACACACCGCACGATTCCTCGAAAGTGTCGTAATTTTGTTGTAAATGTTCtcatatgtatttattatgAAGACGTTACGTATGTGTTCCTAGAAACTGTTGCTTGTAAATGATAAAGTGAAGATTTTTGAGTCGTTGAAACAACAAATATAAGCTTGataaaacttaaataaatattttatctttgttaaTATTGACAATAAATGATAGATATAGCTCTTCCGATGTACGTTGATCGTTAATCAGATTGTTTATTAGTAGCTTCTgtaaagaaaggaaataaattGGTGTTAGTTACTAATCTTATTGTTTCGCTAAAGCGCGTATTTGATTGCTAGTTTACGATATCAATGGATACATACCGTAAATACATAAACCGGCTGTGaacaaatgtaatttatacCGGCTGCACATCAAACAATTTATAGTTGGTGATTCCCGTGGGAAATCCGGTTGAAACGAAATATTCGGTTGCTTGGTTGAAAAGGGCCAACAGAGCTAAAATATTCAAGTACCAGTTTCAACTATATACGGCTGTGAGGAGGGGTCAGCGTTGAACTTGAGcctaaatattaaagtattctTCTATCCGCCGTTATTATCTTCAATACTATTCCGAGTCAATAATCGTTATAAATTAAGAACCGTTTACCCTATTTTCTATTTACCAttgttacatatattttaatctatataaaaggaaaaaaacaaaACGACACGAAACTCTGAATTAGCAGTCAATATTTTACATTGTTACGAAGTTGTCCGTgcttgtatataatatatattctctctctctctgtctctcgttGATACGTATGAAATGTATCGATCAATTTTATCGGGTCTTTCGAATCAATTGATTCGAACGGATCAAACGGTATCGTTGTAAAACGATCCTAGTTGATAAGAGCCGCGTGACATAACACATACCGGCCTATCGGTTTGAAAGCATCGAAAGTTCGGTTGAAAGCCGGCGAAAGGCGTTTATTGCTGATACAACGGAAATCCATAATCGATATTGACGATGTTTAAATGCTGTGTGTGCAACAAAAGCTCAAAGAAGGAGAGGCCGAACGGCGAGGTGACGAAGTCGACGCCAAAGAAAAATCAGAAAGCGGTCGACTCGCAATTAGTTGGCATTGATTCATCGAAGCTCGAGGAAAACGGGCCGACCGGTAGTCGAGAGAAGTTGAACGGCGACGTGCAGAGATTTGAGAAAGTTTCTCCGTCGATGGAGAAAAACAGCACGGAAGTGGTCGACGACCTGACCGTTAAGAGTCCGTTGCCTACCGGAAAGCGCGACGAGGTCAACGATAATTCTCTCTTGCGAACCGAAACAATAGTAAAATCGAACAATAGCAAGAAAGATGACAATGAGAACGATACCAGAAACGAGGGTGATCGAACGAAACCAGAGAAGGAAGATGGCGAAGTAAACGGAAGTAAGGATGTTAATGGAAACGGAAAGGCGGAGAAAAATGATAATGTAAGCGGATACGTGGATGAGGGCGGAGCGATAGAAGCAATACCGAATTCTGGGGATTCTGATACCCTTAAGACCAATCTTTATGACTCTTCCGCGTGTATCGAGAGAACGATCGATGATGGGCCCGAGGAGGAAGGCGATGATTCCGTTTTCGAAGCTTGCCCGAACGATACCAACGCGAATAAAATGACGCCGCCAGGTACATATATCCCTATTGCGCAGTTTTTCCTTGATAAAGAAAATAGATAATTttaaattcgtttaaaaatgaaagattCGCGCAGGACGTTAAATTATACTTTCTGATAAATAGAacgcgttatatatatatatatatatatatatatatatatatataaaaagtgACAGCAAATATGGAAATGCGATAGTAATCGAACTGGCTTATgcgttaaatttcaatttcgcttTTTTGAGATACTGATTCACTCTCGAAATTacacatattttaatatttacattcataatgtatatatacataattaggTTTGTTGCTCGCTAGAATGCATAATTCCGTGACCTGcgaacgaatttttcattttaaagcAAAGCCAAAAATGGAAATTTCCTACCGTCATCTATATAAATATGCAATTTGCTCATTTCACGACTCGTTCTCCCGTTGATTTTTCAACATTTCCTTACATGTgatttacaatattaataacaGCATCAAACATGTTAAAAATTCATTACAAGCAATTACATGCTAAATTAAGAATTTCATTATCGTGTTGGAATGTAAGATTTGAAATGCGttgaattattttgaattataaaCGAGGAAATTGCATACAACGAATAATGGCTAtacgaaagtatttcaacgctTGTCGTAGAAAAGTTGTACgttcatattatatgtattatacaaaatattttcaaattccattAGCATATTAGACAAGTTTTAAACCaattcgaaaatgtatatacaagtGTAATGCGAACATGCACTTATtgttagtaaaaaattaatattccggaattttttttttgaaatatttttgtaacatcGCTATTAGCTAGTTTTGGAAAAAAATTCGATTCCAAAGATTACTGGACTTGttagtgtatatgtatattttgaaaaaattgcatctTTCGGATCATCCTTTTATATAGAAGACTGATAGGCATATTTCAGTTAAACATTAATGCACGAGTCAACGTTAAtaataactaaataataaataataacgttaATAATAACTTACTGATATATAATAAGTAATTGATTGTTCAACTATTTTATCGATCGTTATGAACTGTACATAGCTTGCAATCAATATCCTGCAACTTTTACGTGCATTAACTAAATTGAATTTTGCCATTACGATCATAATTATTACAgagctaacgaaatttcaatatgTTTTGTGTAAGAAACataatacattcataaaaattttctacaagCGTTCAACTGCATTTCGTGAGTCACTGCAGATATGTAGATAAAGATATCTATATTGGGGTGTACGATGCGCAGTTTCGTCAATTCCTCGGTGGCTTTCGGAGGAGGAAGACGGCGAACACGATTCAGAAGAGTGCAGCGGAATGCAGGAACCACCGGCGACGCCGGTTGCTCGCGACGAACTAGCTTTAAGGCGTCACAGATTCTTCTCCGATTTGTTGCACGTTACGCAAAACGCGACGGAGCACAGAGTGAGGTTTGACCCTCTAGGACCGATGGTGCACGCCGGTTAGGGTTCACCCTAAATCCATTTATTACTTTGTATGACTCTTAGATCTTCTGTTCGAGttatttatttgcttattattgatttattattattattatttatatgagAATATCGGATACAACCAAGCCGATCtattctaattttctaattatgcTTCAGAATGAGTGGAAAATACCTCGCAGGATGAGTGCGGTATGATCGTGATTTGGACACAGATGAGTGATCTTAAGGATTTTTGTAAATCAAGTCCATTCTATGGCACCTTGGAGGGCtggaattattataaatattattactattatttcttTGCGAATTTGTTTGAGATTATATTTAGgaaaatatttcatgagaataGAGATATTAGTTGAAAAATGTACGCAGTTACAAACACTAAGAATTTTATGATTGCATCATGATTATTTAATGCGATTgactaaatttatttatatcaagATTACAATACATGTTCTGTAAACTTAGGATAGATTTTTCTGAACAATTGATTTTAGATGAGATATCGGACAAATATCGTATGATGTTTCTGTCAAAACTTGAATATTATGACTAATTTATCAATATGCCACACTGTGTATAAGAGAGTATTATATATGGTAATTATTTCGCAGGAAAATCATTTGTTTTCAAGTTGTGACaaagagtttataactttactCTGTTCCACATATTGTTACCGTCCAGTGTAGTGTTTCGTTATTATTCGCTCTATTTGTATATTTCGATCTACTTATCTTTCAACCTTTTTGGTGTATTATTTCACGCTACTATCGTTTTCATTacaaaaagagaagaatatttaaaataattagaacTGTCATTAAAAATACACAGCAGTGATTTCTTGTTTTTTCTtagttataaaaaatacattttcttttaattacaagTATGAAATATCAATGAACAATATacatctattttttaattttatgtatataaataagttataaattataaaacatcTTTTACTTGAGTGTTTACATGATTCGTATACAGATATGcggagaatttttaattattaaatacttatTAATGTGTGAGATTCCATACAGAATAGTATCTACCCACGCGTGATTCAATTTCCACAGATTTTCTAAGAATAGGCCGCGGCACACACCCGCGTTGAATATCATTAGAGCCGTAGTTTAGTTCTTCAAGCGTTTCTGAAAAGGCTACAGGATCTCGTCCGTGAAATCTTTTGTCCGTACAGGAATAATCTTTAATCAGGGGAAAGAATAATTAAGCCAGGTGTGTCTTTGTAATTTAGAGTGGCATAAGTCACAGAAACACTGGTAACGAATTAATtcatttgtatattatttcatatttaattataaatttaaaaattgtgtaATTTAAAGCAAGTTATACTTTGACCTTAATTTTCTTGCGGTTCATGAATTTTTATAGTAATCGAAATGATGTGcacttattttaaaatttacaatGTGATTATCGTGTCTCGTTTAATTTAATCTATTATTTACAACTTTCATTTACAGTAATTATCAGGTACAATTTTATGGTTGTCGTGAATTTGTTTTATGTTAACATTTTCAAGTacacataaatttatttataatattacatgTCGCTTGCAACATAATGATCTAGTGGCTGTGGATGTTAATGTAACTATTTATACGTTCattctatatttaatttagTCGCTCTTAATGCGAACTTTCGGGAATATATTTCTTTCAATCACCGAAGATTTTCTGTTGATcggtattaataatttattagttgttatttcattttcaaatattgGGTTTATAAAAGTATAGTtgtaataaagaatattttattattacattctatggatatctaaatttaattttgtttacttTTTGGGTGTATTTATAGTTACTTTATATAGAAACGAACGAAAATgagatatagaaataatataataataataatacaaataatattgaatagataaaaaaataatttttttattcacaATATTGAAgtatatttccattttatatacatataaatgtattGTAATTAAAGGTTGTGAAGCTAGCGATAAGGAGGAACATTTAGAAGAGTTGGTAAATAGATTAGAAAACGTTACAAAAAGATTGGAAAACGTAAGAGTCCAATCCATAACTGAAACACAAGATTCTGCTGTTCAAACAAATACACCATCACCAAAGAGGTCGCAAGCAGTAAAAAATAGTGACTCAGTGCTGTCTGCCTCATCTCCTCATTCAATAGAGAAAAAGGCAGAAGACAAATTTATCAGCATGTCGGTCGCAGGATATAAACAGTTTTTAGACGGTCCTgtgaaagaatatttacaattgaGTGAAAAAATTGGTGGTGATGTAGCTACTCACAGCAAGCTTGTAGAAAAGGCATTCAAGTAAGTACTTTACTATCAATTTGTGTATTTTAAATTCTTGATATGTTTACGTAAGTTATTAagtattgtaaatttattttcatagcaTTCAGTTGGAATTTATTCAAACTGCAGCAAGTCGTCCAGCCCCAACAAACCAATCAGAACAAATTTCTCTTCTTGCACCCACATCTGCACAGATTCAACAGATTCAAGAGTTTCGTGAAAAAAATAGAGGATCTCAGTTTTTCAATCATTTATCAGCAATTAGTGAAAGTATTCCAGCTTTGGGATGGGTTGCAGTATCACCTACTCCAGCACcttatataaaagaaatgaaTGATGCTGGACAATTTTATACAAATCGTGTATTAAAGGAATGGAAAGAGAAGTAAGTTTTTATTATAGactattatttcttataataataaGTATGATATCTTCTTATTGTCTTTTTCATATGTATAACAATTTGTTTTCTGGAAATTAATTACTGATGCAGAATTCATTTAGTTTTTTATATCTACAGAAATAAAGTACATGCTGAATGGTGCAAGGCTTGGGTACAGACACTAAGTGTTCTACAGGAATATGTGCGTCAGCACTACACAACAGGACTTGTATGGGCAAAAACTGGCTCTGCACCAACAGGCAtcccaccaccaccaccaccgtgTATGCCTCCTATGGGAGACGTAACACCGGCAGATATTATCGATGACAGAAGTGCTCTTTTCGCCGAAATTAATCAAGGAGAAGCTATTACAAAGAGTAAGTGTAACATTTTAAATTACTAAATAcggaatttattaaataatgaaatttttaaaatgaatcgGTATTTTACAGACTTAAAGAAAGTCACGTCAGACATGCAAACACATAAAAATCCTTCATTGAGAACTGGACCAGCACCATTTAAAGCACCAGTTGTTGATAATACTATATCTACAAAAACAGTGCTGCCTGCAAATGCACCAATTGATAAACCCCCTGTATTTACTAGAGATGGAAAGAAGTGGCTTGTGGTAAGTAATATCATTTTGTTGCTTCATTCTATTAGTTTATTCTGTATtgacgaaatttaatttttgttatagGAATATCATAAAGGCAATAAAGATCTGCTTATTGACAACGTAGAGATGAACAACGTAATCTATATGTTCCGATGTCATGATAGCACTTTAGTTGTCAAAGGCAAAGTTAACTCCATCGTTATGGATTCATGCCGTAAATCATCCGTTGTATTCGACTCTGTTGTGTCGAGCATCGAATTCGTCAATTGTCAGAGTGTACAAATGCAGGTATGTTATTTATTCCCATTATCTATAAAAGATGCAATAACATATAATGCTTTCTAACATCGtgtgaaaaatatatgtatttccaaatgagtacatatatatacaacataATTATACGATGTTCATGTTCTGTATTAAAAGtgtatattacaaaaatataatagacATTATCAatgatgaattttataaatatagataaataatattatttatgaactaattttacttatattttttaatgtttcgatgtAAGCTTCTTACAAATGTTTTGCAATTCTTCTAGATGTATAAAATTCGATTCCTGGTGAAGAATTTCTAATAGAGCTATGTATTCCTCATTGCTTAACTCTTTAGGTGTTCCgcatatttgaaatttgtttaacgCTCTTTTTGtcgtttttgaaatattctccAAATCCGATATAGATGTACTTGTATCGATAACAGAAGGTTTAGCAGTTACATCGACTTCTTTTTGCTCGACAGACAAGAgacataaatttttaaatttagaatttaataaaatgttcGACACCGAGTCCTTTTGTGTTTTCGGTACTGATAAATTAGTTGACGTAGTTTGATCCAGCTCATTACCATTTACGACGGTAGAAACAACAGTAACGATTTTATGTATCCTATCCTTCTCATTTTCTGTGGAAATCTCTCGAAGTTCATCATGCTTTTTATTGGCTTGATTTTCTTCCATCTTTTGTGCacttatttctctatttttaatatattccaAAAACTTATTTGGATCCACTATTTTTGTCGAAGCGTGGTCATATTTTGTGAATATGTTAACATATATTACCATTTGTTCTTGCGCAATAATATCATTGCCggcattttcatttatattttgtgCAATCTGTGATGTTTTTATTAAGTCTTGCTTATGATTATCAGCGTCATTTACCTTTCCTATGCAAGAGTTTACCTCTTCTATACGTGAATCTGTATTTCTTGATTTACCTTCCACTTGAATTTCATCTATTTCATTTTGGTCCTTATTAAACGAATTATCTCTCCAGAACATAGTCATTGTCAGTGGTCCTCTCATCGGACTCTTAGGTCGCGATTCATTTTCAGTCTTTCGAGCTGCTTCCAATCGACTTTTTAAAATCGGTATGCAAGATTTTGAAGACGTTCTCGGCGTTGGTGACAAGAATTTTGAAGGAccttttgattttaatttagtTTCTAACGATTgagtgtaatttataaaatttgcattGCTCGGGTATTCATGTGACCGTGGTGTTATTTCTTTCGGTGATTCGTTCGTTCGAAAACTTACTTGCGATCGGGAtcgttttctatttaatttaacaCTATCTCCTGTGTTACATCTAGGTTCTGCAGATAAATCACTTAATTTTGGATATGTTGTGTTTGTACTATGTTCTGCTTTGATTTGGACAGTGTTCAACAAATCGGATTTTAAACCTTTTATGTTTCGTGAAGTTATTAATCTTTTCAGTTTCTCGGATTTTGAAGTATAGTTTTCATGGCTCCACGATTTCATTGTCGCGTTCGTTCTTTTCATTGTATTATCGTTTTTCGTCTCTCTTGGAGAAACTTGTCGTGGAGATAAATTTGACGAGATAATTTGTTCTAGATGTAATGTTTTCATATCATTCGCTGGCAAATTGGATAGTGTTTCGTCAATCGAAACATTTTCTGCCAAATTGGATAGTGTTTCGTCAATCGGAACATTTTctgcaaataataaattataattatcaacAGTATATCCTACTGAAGATCTATCGTTCCGAATTTCCTTTACTTCTTTTAAAGCCTTTGCTTCTTTAATTGTATCAATATTCTCTGTACAAGGTTTAGAAGATAATGAATTGTTTTTATTAGACATTTTATTTTGGAATGttgataaattttgtttcatgtCGAATTCATCGTTGGAAAGTTTGACAAAAGATTTGTCAGTGGCCATGATATTCGTTTCTTTAGTGTCACTTgcaatatcttttaaattttcatgcTTGCTGTGTAAtgtattttcattgttattttgcGTATACAGATTAGAGTGTAAATAGCCTTTAAGGTTTTTTGAAtgtgtattatttaatttcgtaGTAGAACTCGAGGCTTCATCTGTAAAATACATACTGCTGTGTGGAGAAATAAGATTGGAGTAAGATTTTAAAAAATCCGTTTCTTTTATTAGTTCTTTTTTATTCAGATTTGTAAATAGATCTTGTGTAACT
The Bombus terrestris chromosome 10, iyBomTerr1.2, whole genome shotgun sequence genome window above contains:
- the LOC100649182 gene encoding adenylyl cyclase-associated protein 1 isoform X2, encoding MSELSKTIEDNSRMVPGAYKKVLNMWKNRCEASDKEEHLEELVNRLENVTKRLENVRVQSITETQDSAVQTNTPSPKRSQAVKNSDSVLSASSPHSIEKKAEDKFISMSVAGYKQFLDGPVKEYLQLSEKIGGDVATHSKLVEKAFNIQLEFIQTAASRPAPTNQSEQISLLAPTSAQIQQIQEFREKNRGSQFFNHLSAISESIPALGWVAVSPTPAPYIKEMNDAGQFYTNRVLKEWKEKNKVHAEWCKAWVQTLSVLQEYVRQHYTTGLVWAKTGSAPTGIPPPPPPCMPPMGDVTPADIIDDRSALFAEINQGEAITKNLKKVTSDMQTHKNPSLRTGPAPFKAPVVDNTISTKTVLPANAPIDKPPVFTRDGKKWLVEYHKGNKDLLIDNVEMNNVIYMFRCHDSTLVVKGKVNSIVMDSCRKSSVVFDSVVSSIEFVNCQSVQMQVLGKVPTISIDKTDGCQMYLSSDSLDVEFISSKSSEMNVMVPRGNGDYAEYPIPEQFKTTISSKGLSTIAVDSLG
- the LOC100649182 gene encoding adenylyl cyclase-associated protein 1 isoform X1, whose protein sequence is MFKCCVCNKSSKKERPNGEVTKSTPKKNQKAVDSQLVGIDSSKLEENGPTGSREKLNGDVQRFEKVSPSMEKNSTEVVDDLTVKSPLPTGKRDEVNDNSLLRTETIVKSNNSKKDDNENDTRNEGDRTKPEKEDGEVNGSKDVNGNGKAEKNDNVSGYVDEGGAIEAIPNSGDSDTLKTNLYDSSACIERTIDDGPEEEGDDSVFEACPNDTNANKMTPPVSSIPRWLSEEEDGEHDSEECSGMQEPPATPVARDELALRRHRFFSDLLHVTQNATEHRVRFDPLGPMVHAGCEASDKEEHLEELVNRLENVTKRLENVRVQSITETQDSAVQTNTPSPKRSQAVKNSDSVLSASSPHSIEKKAEDKFISMSVAGYKQFLDGPVKEYLQLSEKIGGDVATHSKLVEKAFNIQLEFIQTAASRPAPTNQSEQISLLAPTSAQIQQIQEFREKNRGSQFFNHLSAISESIPALGWVAVSPTPAPYIKEMNDAGQFYTNRVLKEWKEKNKVHAEWCKAWVQTLSVLQEYVRQHYTTGLVWAKTGSAPTGIPPPPPPCMPPMGDVTPADIIDDRSALFAEINQGEAITKNLKKVTSDMQTHKNPSLRTGPAPFKAPVVDNTISTKTVLPANAPIDKPPVFTRDGKKWLVEYHKGNKDLLIDNVEMNNVIYMFRCHDSTLVVKGKVNSIVMDSCRKSSVVFDSVVSSIEFVNCQSVQMQVLGKVPTISIDKTDGCQMYLSSDSLDVEFISSKSSEMNVMVPRGNGDYAEYPIPEQFKTTISSKGLSTIAVDSLG
- the LOC100649182 gene encoding adenylyl cyclase-associated protein 2 isoform X3, translated to MSVAGYKQFLDGPVKEYLQLSEKIGGDVATHSKLVEKAFNIQLEFIQTAASRPAPTNQSEQISLLAPTSAQIQQIQEFREKNRGSQFFNHLSAISESIPALGWVAVSPTPAPYIKEMNDAGQFYTNRVLKEWKEKNKVHAEWCKAWVQTLSVLQEYVRQHYTTGLVWAKTGSAPTGIPPPPPPCMPPMGDVTPADIIDDRSALFAEINQGEAITKNLKKVTSDMQTHKNPSLRTGPAPFKAPVVDNTISTKTVLPANAPIDKPPVFTRDGKKWLVEYHKGNKDLLIDNVEMNNVIYMFRCHDSTLVVKGKVNSIVMDSCRKSSVVFDSVVSSIEFVNCQSVQMQVLGKVPTISIDKTDGCQMYLSSDSLDVEFISSKSSEMNVMVPRGNGDYAEYPIPEQFKTTISSKGLSTIAVDSLG